A window from Leptospira meyeri encodes these proteins:
- a CDS encoding GyrI-like domain-containing protein produces the protein MDSKITSIEKKYLVGKKIEMSLAASVTPVLWKSFVPSIGSIQNRVSKEMISLSVYPIDYFQNFNPNRIFTKWAGVEVISFTDLPEGMEVLEIPAGLYSVFLYKGLASEAGPFFQWIFREWFPNSGYDLDNRPHFEILGEKYKNEDPSSEELVYIPIKPR, from the coding sequence ATGGATTCGAAAATTACCTCGATAGAGAAAAAATACTTAGTTGGTAAAAAAATAGAAATGTCTTTGGCTGCAAGTGTAACGCCAGTTTTATGGAAATCTTTTGTTCCTTCTATTGGTTCCATTCAAAACCGAGTTTCAAAGGAAATGATTTCTTTGTCAGTTTATCCTATTGATTATTTTCAAAATTTTAATCCAAATCGTATTTTTACCAAATGGGCAGGAGTTGAAGTTATTTCCTTTACCGATTTGCCGGAGGGAATGGAAGTTTTGGAAATTCCAGCGGGTCTTTATAGTGTATTTCTTTACAAAGGCCTAGCAAGTGAAGCAGGCCCGTTTTTCCAATGGATTTTTAGAGAATGGTTTCCTAATTCAGGATATGATTTGGACAATCGACCACATTTTGAAATTCTCGGTGAAAAATACAAAAATGAAGATCCTAGTTCAGAAGAATTGGTTTATATACCCATAAAACCGCGTTAA
- the yiaA gene encoding inner membrane protein YiaA gives MITQPQKPSAAFIGASWLSLVIGMFTFIVGIWNADMMLNEKGFYITILMYGLFSAVSLQKTVRDQLEGLFVTGIYIGLCWFSVALTLSLLFIGLWNATLALSEKGFFGISFVLSLFAAVAVQKNVRDLRMAEGNIKPELSPKDKA, from the coding sequence ATGATCACTCAACCTCAAAAACCCTCTGCTGCCTTTATTGGCGCTTCCTGGCTTTCTCTCGTTATTGGTATGTTTACATTCATCGTAGGAATTTGGAACGCCGACATGATGTTAAACGAAAAAGGTTTTTATATTACGATTTTAATGTATGGATTGTTTTCTGCCGTTTCTTTACAAAAAACTGTAAGAGACCAATTGGAAGGTTTATTTGTTACCGGTATCTATATTGGATTGTGTTGGTTTTCCGTCGCTTTGACTCTCTCGCTACTTTTCATCGGACTTTGGAACGCAACTCTCGCCTTGAGTGAAAAAGGTTTTTTTGGAATTTCTTTTGTTCTCAGTTTATTTGCTGCCGTTGCTGTTCAAAAAAACGTCCGTGACTTACGAATGGCCGAAGGAAATATCAAACCAGAACTTTCACCAAAAGACAAAGCATAA
- a CDS encoding DUF1579 domain-containing protein codes for MTSNKFEQSLENGPHKLLQQLLGHWKGNTKTWFEKDVLADESAAEVTITSLFGGRFISLDYHSSLEGKPFEGKMVIGFDIPYKRFTSSWIDSFHMGTQIMLSSGESIGNGFSVLGSYGNPEYGEALWGWRTEIQFLSDKEFSLTAFNISPEGEEAKATETFYKRVG; via the coding sequence ATGACATCAAACAAATTCGAACAATCGCTAGAGAACGGCCCTCATAAACTATTACAACAACTCCTTGGCCACTGGAAAGGGAACACTAAGACCTGGTTTGAAAAAGATGTTTTAGCAGATGAATCGGCTGCTGAAGTCACCATCACTAGTTTGTTTGGTGGTCGTTTCATTTCTCTGGATTACCACAGTAGTTTGGAAGGCAAACCCTTTGAAGGTAAAATGGTCATCGGATTCGATATCCCCTACAAGAGATTCACAAGCTCCTGGATCGATAGTTTTCATATGGGAACTCAAATTATGTTATCTAGTGGAGAATCAATAGGAAATGGATTTTCCGTTCTTGGTTCTTATGGTAACCCAGAATATGGGGAAGCCCTTTGGGGTTGGAGAACTGAAATTCAGTTCCTCAGTGATAAGGAATTTTCTCTAACGGCCTTTAATATCTCACCCGAAGGCGAAGAAGCAAAAGCGACGGAAACATTTTATAAAAGAGTGGGATGA
- a CDS encoding TetR/AcrR family transcriptional regulator, with amino-acid sequence MGKGEDTKSMILDKAVQMASIQGLEGLTIGSLADELGMSKSGLFGKFSSKENLQIEVLRVGSELFRRNVVYPALKTKPGLTRLKTAFQMWLSWANTDSLPGGCLFLSSSSEFDDRPGVVRDHLKKTQLSWQKTLKQFVQDAKDTLELDANTNVDKMVQEIWGLILGFHFYNRLLEDKNSEKRTKQSFNELIKRHQYNI; translated from the coding sequence ATGGGTAAGGGTGAGGACACAAAATCAATGATTTTGGACAAAGCAGTCCAGATGGCAAGCATCCAAGGTTTGGAAGGACTCACCATAGGATCTCTAGCTGATGAATTGGGAATGTCCAAAAGTGGGCTCTTTGGAAAATTTTCGTCCAAAGAAAACCTCCAAATCGAGGTGCTACGAGTTGGAAGTGAACTCTTTCGAAGGAATGTAGTGTACCCTGCACTTAAAACAAAACCGGGATTAACGAGATTAAAAACAGCCTTTCAGATGTGGCTGTCTTGGGCGAATACGGATAGCCTACCCGGAGGATGTTTGTTTTTGTCATCTAGTTCGGAATTTGACGATAGGCCCGGCGTTGTGAGAGATCATTTGAAGAAAACACAACTCAGTTGGCAGAAAACACTAAAACAATTTGTACAAGATGCGAAAGACACGTTAGAGTTAGATGCAAATACAAATGTAGACAAAATGGTACAAGAAATTTGGGGACTAATCTTAGGTTTTCATTTTTATAACCGGCTTTTGGAAGACAAAAACTCAGAAAAAAGAACCAAACAAAGTTTTAACGAATTAATCAAACGACACCAATATAATATTTGA
- a CDS encoding alpha/beta hydrolase, with protein METNSTIVRTLNRTYPFTMEEKWAFAKRKPMFFGYVAAGYFLSTQKQKPSRKEMDVLTLAEQKEFQEKEHRIQYFHWKGEKETVLLVHGWNGHTGNFSRIVPALVEEGYNVIGIDLPGHGFSSGRYSNIVLSAKMVRRLVEQIGNPDYIITHSFGGAVATVAQELGVNAKKLVYIAPPLRLEILRKSFSSYYQLTEEESESMRLVLERKVKQPLSSLDLGKAGPKFDNSLLVIHDEDDLEIPFAMGLAVSKAWKNSKLVPTKGLGHKMILRTESVKDEIIGFLKGI; from the coding sequence ATGGAAACAAATAGCACGATCGTTCGTACTTTAAACAGAACCTATCCATTCACCATGGAAGAAAAATGGGCCTTCGCCAAAAGAAAACCGATGTTCTTTGGTTATGTGGCCGCTGGTTATTTTTTATCTACACAAAAACAAAAACCTTCCAGAAAGGAAATGGATGTGTTAACACTGGCAGAACAAAAAGAGTTTCAAGAGAAGGAACACCGCATCCAATACTTTCATTGGAAAGGAGAAAAAGAAACTGTTCTTCTGGTCCATGGTTGGAATGGGCATACGGGAAATTTTTCACGAATTGTTCCTGCTCTTGTAGAAGAAGGTTATAACGTCATTGGAATTGATTTACCTGGGCACGGATTTTCTTCTGGTCGATATTCAAATATTGTTTTATCTGCGAAGATGGTACGTAGACTCGTAGAACAAATAGGAAATCCCGACTATATCATTACACATTCATTCGGTGGAGCTGTTGCTACCGTAGCACAAGAATTAGGTGTTAATGCAAAGAAGTTAGTTTACATTGCTCCACCTTTACGGTTGGAAATTCTTAGAAAAAGTTTTAGTTCATACTACCAGTTGACAGAAGAAGAAAGTGAATCCATGCGACTCGTTTTAGAACGAAAGGTCAAACAACCTCTCAGTAGCTTGGATTTAGGAAAAGCAGGTCCAAAATTTGATAACTCCCTACTTGTAATTCATGATGAAGATGATTTGGAAATTCCATTTGCTATGGGACTTGCGGTTTCAAAAGCATGGAAAAATTCCAAGTTAGTGCCAACAAAAGGCCTCGGCCACAAAATGATTTTGAGAACCGAGAGTGTAAAAGATGAAATCATTGGATTTTTAAAGGGGATTTAG
- a CDS encoding methyl-accepting chemotaxis protein: MLTIADLWKQGKIIINRIRFGLVLLFFLAMIGAKDEFQPKMFMIHMIGTCTMAFYCAVAYFLERKSNPPTWFHKSLILLDTIVLGGTIIMDCTLSLKEAQAALANAAVYFIYFFNAIYSGFLGDRKFVLLNSFIGATTSAIALYCAVTIGGIKLSVDPELSRQMGYVGMAGEVLKPVFIMIAGYIVSLLVQLLTKISSLAEIKADEAELLLNQTKDRNKISANAAVKLESSITNFSNFVSQTSVKLESQAASLEEITAVISELSSSFESNGSSIEEQNSKVQGMVSDTEILKETVDQILVQSERLVEIAEINKKESMSVTEVADQTATHLESIQSSFDQVNEINNIVAEIGEKTNLLALNASIEAARAGDVGKGFAVVANEVSKLAEFTKNNVKRISVVVKSSKEIIANARNASKETGELAKSQIDRLNQTLVEIQDMNRLYIEQRNTLSAILTELGQIRELSKQISESTKEQLLGQKEASKGIVQLEMEVNEISRASKDLEEHIEMIKDEANKLASMSQS, encoded by the coding sequence GTGTTAACGATCGCAGATCTTTGGAAACAAGGGAAAATCATCATCAACAGAATCAGATTTGGTTTGGTTCTTTTATTCTTTCTTGCAATGATCGGAGCCAAGGACGAATTCCAACCAAAGATGTTTATGATCCATATGATCGGAACATGTACCATGGCATTCTATTGTGCCGTTGCATATTTTTTAGAAAGAAAATCAAACCCTCCCACTTGGTTTCATAAATCATTGATATTACTAGATACAATAGTCCTTGGTGGAACCATCATTATGGATTGTACTCTCAGTTTAAAAGAAGCACAAGCAGCACTTGCCAATGCAGCAGTTTATTTTATTTACTTTTTCAATGCCATCTATTCTGGATTTTTAGGTGATCGTAAATTTGTTTTATTAAACTCATTTATCGGTGCTACGACTTCGGCCATTGCTTTGTACTGTGCTGTAACCATTGGGGGAATTAAACTTTCCGTTGACCCAGAACTCTCACGTCAAATGGGTTATGTCGGTATGGCTGGCGAAGTTCTCAAACCCGTTTTTATAATGATTGCCGGTTATATCGTTAGTTTGTTAGTTCAACTCCTAACAAAAATTAGTTCCCTTGCTGAAATCAAAGCGGATGAGGCAGAACTTCTCTTAAACCAAACCAAAGATAGAAATAAAATTTCAGCAAATGCAGCAGTAAAACTCGAAAGTTCTATCACTAACTTCAGTAATTTTGTGTCCCAAACTTCCGTTAAACTAGAATCGCAAGCTGCTTCCTTAGAAGAAATCACTGCAGTCATTTCTGAACTCTCCAGTTCTTTTGAATCGAATGGATCTTCGATTGAAGAACAAAACAGTAAAGTTCAGGGAATGGTATCGGATACGGAAATCCTAAAAGAAACCGTGGACCAAATTCTTGTTCAAAGTGAACGACTTGTAGAAATTGCAGAGATCAACAAAAAAGAAAGTATGTCTGTAACAGAAGTTGCTGACCAAACGGCAACTCATTTGGAATCTATCCAATCTTCCTTTGACCAGGTAAACGAAATCAACAACATCGTTGCCGAAATTGGGGAAAAAACAAACTTACTGGCGTTAAATGCTTCTATTGAAGCGGCAAGGGCTGGAGATGTTGGAAAAGGTTTTGCCGTTGTGGCAAATGAAGTTAGTAAACTAGCCGAGTTTACAAAAAACAACGTAAAACGAATTTCTGTCGTTGTTAAAAGTTCAAAAGAAATCATTGCCAATGCTAGAAATGCATCCAAAGAAACAGGGGAGTTGGCAAAATCCCAAATTGACCGTTTGAACCAAACTTTGGTCGAAATACAAGACATGAACCGATTGTATATTGAACAAAGAAATACTCTCTCGGCGATTCTAACGGAACTGGGACAAATTCGAGAACTATCCAAACAAATTTCCGAATCCACCAAAGAACAGCTGCTTGGTCAGAAAGAAGCATCAAAAGGGATTGTCCAACTAGAAATGGAGGTCAACGAAATCAGCCGTGCCTCCAAAGACCTAGAAGAACATATCGAAATGATCAAAGATGAAGCGAACAAATTGGCATCTATGAGCCAAAGTTAG
- a CDS encoding DUF3052 family protein, which yields MTAGYSGKPLVEKLGIKENMVLHFINLPSKDFTKTWGNFPKPIQILEKPKSGMDMIHFFTTASKEYNEKLPKLIKFLKPNGMIWISWPKKTSKIPSDMNENLIRDFALELGLVDVKVCAVDEVWSGLKLVIRKENR from the coding sequence ATGACGGCAGGTTATTCCGGAAAACCACTCGTTGAAAAGTTAGGGATCAAAGAAAATATGGTCCTGCATTTCATCAATCTTCCCTCCAAAGATTTTACCAAAACCTGGGGCAATTTTCCCAAACCAATCCAGATCCTAGAGAAACCAAAATCGGGAATGGATATGATTCACTTTTTCACAACTGCATCAAAAGAGTACAACGAAAAGTTACCAAAACTAATCAAATTCCTAAAACCAAATGGGATGATTTGGATTTCTTGGCCTAAAAAAACTTCGAAAATTCCTTCTGATATGAATGAAAATCTAATTCGCGATTTTGCCTTGGAGTTGGGACTTGTCGACGTCAAAGTTTGTGCCGTAGATGAGGTGTGGTCGGGATTAAAATTGGTCATCCGAAAAGAAAATAGATAA
- a CDS encoding methyl-accepting chemotaxis protein — protein sequence MKFNSLKIVIITLSVSVIMVLTLGISSFAYFIGKEYIVDAYIGEMKNVARLSGKHIQNFFDEQFLLAEMTASNPEFAERCIKKDRKYLDLLLANISQKFGFYENVFLSTAEENPMVFSDATGKAIGFRWGNTGFDANIKAVLEGKPLLSKVNRSPVTQEPVAVLTMPVFQGKQVVAIFAFAISLNHLTDEVVKDVKIGKEGFIAITDKQGQVIGHPDKSLILKLDLQKLDWGKKLLALKSDEHMEYFFGKDKIATVIDVGQYNIRLATIASKGEILTVVHDMLLKIGIFAFFILALSVFALYRLITQRLKPIAGLRDLFKKMSSGDLSQSLAIIHDDEIGELSGDTNLFLQSLRKSVSEIQFISQELASSAGQLSSSSDSFSGGAQATAASTEQMSATVEEMSASMENITGSIDIQHHNISQFQIKIQELADSVKRVADEINLTLGRMKSISNQAKEGEQSLTGMNDMISNILKSSDEMKAIIAIINEISDQTQLLALNAAIEAARAGDAGRGFAVVAEEISKLSIRTASSIKSISEMIGKNSKELDGGAKSIQSSTSLIQEIIRNINGVSAAMDSLYSVMGSQAEINQSVLENSIVVKGESDQIKVAADEQRGAVREITDVITQINEHTINTAAGAEEMSSSARNLSNTADKLKGICDQFQL from the coding sequence ATGAAATTCAATAGCCTAAAGATCGTTATCATCACCCTGAGTGTTTCCGTCATAATGGTTTTAACCTTAGGGATATCGTCGTTTGCGTACTTTATCGGCAAAGAATACATTGTCGATGCTTACATAGGTGAGATGAAAAACGTTGCAAGGCTCTCCGGCAAACACATTCAGAATTTTTTTGACGAACAATTTCTTTTAGCTGAAATGACTGCCTCTAATCCTGAATTTGCAGAACGTTGCATTAAAAAGGATCGCAAGTACCTAGACCTTCTCCTAGCCAATATCAGTCAAAAATTTGGGTTTTACGAGAATGTATTTTTGTCTACTGCCGAAGAGAACCCAATGGTTTTTTCTGATGCCACGGGCAAGGCCATTGGATTTCGATGGGGCAACACTGGTTTCGATGCAAATATCAAAGCCGTTCTAGAAGGAAAACCTCTTTTGAGTAAAGTGAATCGTTCCCCTGTGACCCAGGAGCCGGTTGCCGTATTGACCATGCCTGTGTTCCAAGGCAAACAAGTGGTGGCAATCTTTGCTTTTGCAATTTCTCTCAACCATCTCACCGATGAAGTCGTAAAGGATGTGAAAATTGGGAAAGAAGGTTTTATTGCGATCACAGATAAACAAGGCCAAGTCATTGGGCATCCCGATAAATCTTTAATCTTAAAGTTGGATCTTCAAAAGTTAGATTGGGGAAAAAAGTTACTCGCTCTAAAATCAGATGAACATATGGAATATTTCTTTGGCAAAGATAAAATTGCTACTGTGATAGATGTCGGCCAATACAATATAAGATTGGCTACCATTGCTTCCAAAGGTGAAATTCTTACCGTTGTTCATGATATGTTATTGAAGATAGGTATCTTTGCCTTTTTCATTTTGGCTCTTTCTGTTTTTGCATTGTATAGATTGATCACCCAAAGACTCAAACCCATTGCAGGACTTAGAGACCTTTTCAAAAAAATGTCTTCTGGTGATTTAAGCCAATCGCTAGCAATCATTCATGATGATGAAATTGGAGAACTAAGTGGCGATACCAATCTCTTTTTACAGAGTCTTCGCAAGAGTGTATCAGAGATTCAATTTATTTCTCAGGAGCTTGCTTCCAGCGCAGGACAACTTTCTTCTAGTTCTGATAGTTTTTCTGGAGGTGCACAAGCAACGGCAGCTTCCACCGAACAAATGTCAGCGACTGTAGAAGAAATGTCAGCGAGTATGGAAAACATTACTGGTTCAATTGATATCCAACATCATAACATTTCTCAATTTCAAATTAAAATCCAAGAACTTGCGGATAGTGTCAAACGAGTGGCTGACGAAATCAATTTGACTTTAGGTCGAATGAAATCCATATCCAACCAAGCAAAAGAAGGCGAACAGTCGCTAACTGGTATGAATGATATGATCAGCAATATTTTAAAATCATCGGACGAGATGAAGGCTATCATTGCCATTATCAACGAAATTTCAGACCAAACACAACTATTGGCACTCAATGCAGCCATTGAAGCGGCTCGGGCAGGAGATGCCGGTAGAGGATTTGCTGTAGTAGCGGAAGAGATTTCCAAACTTTCCATTCGAACTGCATCTTCTATCAAATCGATTTCAGAAATGATCGGCAAAAACTCGAAGGAGTTGGATGGTGGGGCCAAAAGCATCCAGTCTTCCACATCTCTCATCCAAGAAATCATCCGAAACATCAATGGAGTTTCCGCAGCAATGGATTCCCTCTATTCAGTTATGGGCTCTCAAGCAGAAATCAACCAATCAGTTTTAGAAAACTCAATTGTTGTGAAAGGGGAATCGGACCAAATCAAAGTGGCTGCAGATGAACAAAGAGGAGCCGTCAGAGAAATTACCGATGTCATCACCCAAATCAACGAACATACCATCAACACGGCTGCTGGGGCGGAAGAAATGTCTTCTTCTGCGAGAAATCTTTCTAACACGGCGGACAAATTGAAAGGGATTTGCGACCAGTTTCAATTGTAG
- a CDS encoding porin, with the protein MKTISKAILAILIFVGTVSAEPEAPQTKEMGPAGTTTTEAKEHKKETKEPQAKVYQELYEDTESGQIFTKPGPNRVKVEYNRPLKNGDITTLPDAFAHRPDDTAKEKLTIYGRIQFRGVSGSQDSLFNNGHRDFNTVDWNFRRLRLGAQYENDWWGTNIQLRLENMLNRPDVVQTTSTLNYLDANGRPATTSYVTNTRLKDNRGYIHEAFAYAKIPYGGLRFVFGQLPTQFSREYLQSSANFVTLERSMIVNAIPQFDNGVMIQATPLKEIDHKWERYLQLSLMVSNGKGGGGDYGTGRRQDLTTANRYGAVNTSPIYYARAQVNVFGGLKRESDGKTVNWQEGEEIFQRELKWSVGAGYVQTQNLITPALYVPEYTPGTTSGIQLLTAQGSNPDRGSLDANGNPNFLVQNSVPTLARPKMGLVGHTYDSTFTYKGFYLSGAYTKFGGAASNDLFGYHGTIGYNIPFLDRYYIMPVFKYEYIQGDFNRNGKVDPTDSLRVYWAGLNLFGDKHHFKAQLYYQVLGNQFDVNPSTGNAMPIDDRRVYLQFQANFWTGVVSPEAYSYRPN; encoded by the coding sequence ATGAAGACCATCTCAAAAGCCATTTTGGCCATCCTCATCTTTGTAGGGACGGTTTCTGCGGAACCAGAAGCTCCCCAAACAAAAGAAATGGGTCCTGCAGGAACCACAACGACGGAAGCCAAAGAACATAAAAAAGAAACTAAAGAACCACAAGCGAAAGTTTACCAAGAACTCTACGAAGACACAGAATCTGGCCAAATATTTACCAAACCCGGCCCCAACCGAGTGAAGGTAGAATACAACCGTCCCTTGAAAAACGGGGACATCACGACCCTTCCGGACGCCTTTGCTCATAGGCCCGATGATACAGCCAAGGAAAAACTCACGATTTATGGTCGGATCCAATTTCGTGGTGTTTCTGGATCCCAGGACTCTCTTTTCAATAACGGACATCGTGATTTTAATACCGTGGATTGGAACTTCAGAAGGTTACGGTTAGGAGCCCAATATGAAAACGATTGGTGGGGAACAAACATCCAACTCCGTTTGGAAAATATGCTCAACCGACCTGACGTGGTCCAAACAACCAGTACTTTAAATTATTTAGATGCCAATGGTAGGCCAGCGACTACCAGTTATGTGACAAATACTAGATTAAAAGACAATCGTGGTTATATTCACGAGGCTTTTGCTTATGCAAAAATTCCTTATGGTGGTTTACGATTTGTATTTGGTCAATTGCCAACTCAATTCAGCAGAGAGTATTTACAATCTTCTGCTAACTTTGTCACTCTAGAACGAAGTATGATCGTGAATGCCATCCCACAATTTGATAATGGTGTGATGATCCAAGCAACTCCACTTAAAGAAATTGATCATAAATGGGAAAGATACTTACAACTTTCATTGATGGTGAGTAATGGAAAAGGGGGTGGTGGTGACTACGGAACAGGAAGAAGACAGGATTTAACTACTGCTAACCGATATGGAGCAGTAAACACTTCGCCTATTTACTACGCTAGAGCCCAAGTAAACGTGTTTGGTGGACTCAAACGAGAGTCAGATGGAAAAACAGTCAACTGGCAAGAAGGAGAGGAAATTTTCCAACGTGAATTAAAATGGTCTGTGGGTGCTGGTTACGTCCAAACACAGAATTTAATTACACCTGCACTTTATGTTCCGGAATACACTCCAGGGACTACTAGTGGAATTCAATTGTTAACAGCGCAAGGTTCCAATCCAGATCGAGGAAGTTTGGATGCGAACGGAAATCCTAATTTTTTGGTCCAAAACTCTGTGCCAACTTTGGCTCGGCCAAAAATGGGCCTTGTAGGTCATACATATGATAGTACCTTTACTTACAAAGGTTTCTATTTATCTGGCGCCTATACAAAGTTCGGTGGAGCCGCTTCCAATGATTTATTTGGATACCACGGAACGATTGGTTACAACATTCCATTTTTGGATCGCTACTACATTATGCCAGTATTTAAGTATGAATATATCCAAGGAGACTTCAATCGAAATGGAAAAGTGGATCCTACCGATTCATTACGTGTGTATTGGGCAGGTTTGAACTTGTTCGGTGACAAACACCATTTTAAAGCTCAACTTTATTACCAAGTCCTTGGCAACCAATTTGATGTAAATCCGAGCACAGGAAATGCAATGCCGATTGATGACAGAAGAGTTTACCTGCAATTCCAGGCGAACTTTTGGACCGGAGTTGTTTCTCCTGAAGCTTACAGTTATAGACCAAACTAA
- a CDS encoding LA_3150 family lipoprotein produces MHIKSNLMIRLLIILVVSHFVWNCQSKEQNREDISSLVINNLLNGVADRNKSLVVMEVADLGGSFTGTCFDTFQLNGGNIGPTAYFNTPQGGAGGLLNTNIKKYAVSTSSCSDLGFASGTNFGSTSQRPNPNDLFTFKMFTCDPNNNPCTKAAITASGF; encoded by the coding sequence ATGCATATAAAATCAAATTTAATGATACGATTATTGATCATCTTAGTGGTTTCTCACTTTGTTTGGAATTGCCAGTCGAAAGAACAAAACAGAGAAGATATCTCTTCACTAGTGATTAATAATTTACTCAATGGTGTCGCGGATCGAAATAAATCACTGGTGGTGATGGAAGTTGCAGATCTTGGAGGATCGTTTACTGGAACCTGTTTTGATACATTTCAGTTGAACGGAGGAAATATTGGGCCAACGGCTTACTTCAATACTCCTCAAGGAGGTGCAGGTGGACTTCTAAATACGAATATTAAAAAGTATGCAGTCTCTACTTCCTCTTGTTCCGATTTAGGATTTGCAAGTGGAACAAATTTTGGATCTACTTCACAAAGGCCCAATCCGAATGATTTGTTTACTTTCAAAATGTTCACTTGTGATCCAAATAACAATCCTTGTACGAAAGCAGCAATTACTGCATCAGGATTTTGA
- a CDS encoding bile acid:sodium symporter family protein: protein MNYNNDYQIVLGLILALMIFGVALELRFIAFRAVLQRPVSVFAGLIGQTLFLPWITLLITLLLDLPAGIELGMLLVAASPGGNLSNIITHLARGNTALSVSMTAVSSAFAIITLPLNFTLTAHSNPVTKAMISGTGELHIDSLMIVKGLIILLLLPLALGMSIGNFATGLAHKITPFFKRISSVIFLVFLVVAVGGNWKVFLDNIGFVFLIVIFHNLVALIIGNLIARAFQQDVSNRRAITIEVGMQNSGLALGLILTQFQAEPNMALVAAFWGIWHIVSGLLLVLFWRKFSPIEGP from the coding sequence ATGAATTATAATAACGACTACCAAATCGTTTTAGGTCTTATCTTAGCACTGATGATCTTCGGTGTTGCATTAGAACTTAGGTTCATAGCGTTTCGAGCGGTATTACAACGACCTGTATCGGTTTTCGCCGGACTCATTGGTCAAACCTTGTTTTTACCATGGATCACGCTCCTGATCACTTTATTACTTGATTTACCTGCAGGAATTGAGTTGGGGATGTTACTCGTCGCAGCAAGCCCTGGTGGGAACCTGTCGAATATCATTACACACTTAGCACGTGGGAACACAGCACTTTCCGTTAGTATGACGGCTGTTTCGAGTGCCTTTGCAATCATTACTTTACCACTTAACTTTACATTAACGGCACATAGTAATCCAGTTACAAAAGCTATGATTTCGGGAACTGGAGAATTACATATTGATAGTCTGATGATTGTCAAAGGTTTAATTATTTTACTCTTACTTCCTTTGGCACTAGGAATGTCGATAGGCAATTTTGCAACAGGATTGGCTCATAAAATTACTCCATTTTTCAAACGGATTTCTTCGGTTATTTTTTTGGTATTTTTAGTAGTGGCTGTCGGTGGCAACTGGAAAGTTTTTTTAGACAACATTGGATTTGTTTTTCTAATTGTTATCTTTCATAATTTAGTTGCTCTCATCATTGGTAATTTGATTGCCCGTGCCTTCCAACAAGACGTATCAAATCGACGAGCAATTACCATTGAAGTGGGAATGCAAAATTCTGGTCTCGCCCTTGGACTTATTTTAACACAATTTCAAGCGGAACCAAACATGGCTTTGGTGGCTGCTTTTTGGGGAATTTGGCATATTGTTTCTGGGCTTTTGTTAGTTTTGTTTTGGCGAAAATTTTCTCCAATTGAAGGACCTTAA